Proteins encoded together in one Candidatus Eremiobacterota bacterium window:
- a CDS encoding insulinase family protein codes for MSRFCIVLVFILALTLPTNAIELDKEKNTGITTLALPGSEVVYVVLSFRTGAVNDPEGKEGLNYVTTRLIEEQIDRAINEKAPASGASFSAQADKEITTFFFKAHREKFNEVYPVFIAGITSPRINADSLQRALAQAANHRDHISRHGESLAQAALERFIYRGHPYGTPDSGTEKSLAALTVREVTSFFASRYTKENYELGVAGRECGMIKKQVMSDLDALPPGKPEMKAIGTPEPIERNRVLIIRKDGDACDVALGFPVDFTRADDDFYPLMITNAHFGQHRYLNCLLSRELRKVRGFNYGDYSYLEKFREGGQDKMPGVRIPRLRQYFSIWLRSLSNENACFAARYALYQFNQMAEKGLSEKDFRIMRDFVTYNSKLWDYDPFQKLGFSMDSDFYHIPYFIASIGERMKKITAGEVSSALGRRLADRKVKMVFVTDDPETLKGRLLGKIDARPVYKSALPEDERKVDEQVLKYDPGLTTGDIEIVEAKDLF; via the coding sequence ATGAGTAGATTCTGCATCGTGCTGGTCTTTATTCTCGCTCTCACCTTACCGACAAATGCCATTGAGCTTGATAAGGAGAAGAATACCGGCATTACCACGCTGGCACTCCCGGGCTCGGAGGTCGTGTATGTCGTGCTCTCGTTCCGCACCGGAGCCGTCAATGATCCCGAAGGGAAAGAGGGCCTGAATTATGTCACCACCCGATTGATTGAGGAACAGATAGACAGGGCGATCAACGAAAAGGCGCCGGCATCGGGAGCATCATTCTCCGCGCAGGCTGACAAAGAGATCACCACTTTTTTCTTCAAAGCCCACAGGGAAAAGTTCAATGAGGTCTATCCTGTTTTTATTGCAGGAATTACCTCGCCCCGTATAAACGCAGACTCGCTTCAGCGTGCCCTGGCCCAGGCCGCGAACCACCGCGACCATATCTCCAGGCATGGTGAAAGCCTGGCCCAGGCGGCTCTGGAGCGCTTCATCTACAGAGGCCACCCCTATGGGACACCCGATTCAGGCACGGAGAAATCTCTCGCGGCTCTCACCGTCCGGGAGGTGACCTCTTTTTTCGCCTCGCGCTATACAAAGGAGAATTACGAGCTAGGCGTAGCCGGCCGTGAATGCGGCATGATAAAAAAGCAGGTGATGAGCGATCTCGACGCGCTTCCGCCGGGAAAGCCTGAAATGAAAGCCATAGGTACCCCGGAGCCCATCGAAAGAAACAGGGTGCTGATCATCAGGAAAGATGGCGACGCCTGTGACGTAGCCCTGGGATTCCCCGTTGACTTCACCCGCGCCGATGATGATTTCTATCCGCTCATGATTACCAATGCGCACTTCGGGCAGCACCGCTATCTCAACTGCCTGCTCAGCCGCGAGCTTCGCAAGGTCCGCGGCTTCAACTACGGCGATTATTCCTACCTTGAAAAATTCAGGGAAGGCGGCCAGGACAAGATGCCCGGCGTAAGGATCCCCCGCTTGCGGCAGTACTTCTCCATATGGCTCAGAAGCCTCAGCAATGAGAATGCCTGTTTCGCCGCCAGATATGCGCTCTATCAATTCAATCAGATGGCCGAAAAGGGCCTCTCTGAGAAGGATTTCAGGATAATGAGGGATTTCGTGACCTACAACTCAAAGCTCTGGGACTATGACCCCTTCCAGAAACTTGGATTTTCAATGGATTCCGATTTTTATCATATTCCGTATTTCATAGCCTCCATCGGGGAGAGGATGAAGAAGATAACCGCCGGCGAGGTATCTTCGGCCCTTGGAAGAAGGCTTGCCGACCGGAAGGTAAAGATGGTATTTGTCACCGACGACCCGGAGACCCTCAAAGGCCGGCTGCTGGGAAAAATCGACGCACGCCCCGTGTATAAGAGCGCGCTCCCTGAAGATGAACGGAAGGTAGATGAGCAGGTGCTGAAATATGATCCAGGCCTTACCACCGGAGACATTGAAATTGTGGAGGCGAAGGACCTGTTTTAG